CCCGCGCGATGTCCTCGTCGTTGAGGCCCGGGATGATGGGGGCCACGGACACGGCCACGTCGATGCCGGCCTCCGTGAGCTTGCGGATGGTGGCCAGGCGCCGCTTCGGTGTGGCGACGAGCGGCTCCATGGCGCGCGCCAGCTCCTCGTTGTGGAAGGGGAGGCTGATGCTCACGAACAGCCGGGTCTCCGCCGCCAGCCGTTGGAGCACGTCCAGGTCGCGCTCAATCAGCACGCCCTTGGTCACGATGCCCACGGGGTTGCGGTACTCGGCGCAGACCTCCAGGCACTGGCGGGTGAGCCGGAGCGACGCCTCCAGGGGCTGGTAGCAGTCCGTGACGCCGCTGAAGACGACCGTCTCTCCCTTCCACGACGGACGGTCGAAGGCCTCTCGTAAGAGCTCCGGGGCGTTGGGTTTGACGACGAGGCGCGTCTCGAAGTCGGTGCCCGCGCCGAAGTCCAGGTACTGGTGCGTGGGGCGCGCGTAGCAGTACGCGCACGCGTGGAGGCAGCCCCGGTACGGGTTGACGCTCCAGGAGAAGCACACGTCGGGGCTGTCGTTGCTCGCGATGATGGAGCGGCTGTGGTCCTCCCAGACTTCCAGGCGCGCGGGGGGAATCTCGTCCAGGTACTCCACCGCGGTGCTCGCCCAGGGGTTGGGCGGATTGTCGACAGGGCGGGCCTTCACCTGTCCAGGGTGTGTCTGAATGCCCGTTCAGTCAAGGTGACTCGCCGTCGCACGGCACTTGAACCCACGGAGGAGCGTCCTCAGCTTCGCGCCTATCCGCGACAGGAGGGCAGGGGGATGGTCCGGTGGAAGTGGGCGTCGTTAGGCGTGGCGGTGTGGCTGGGGGCGGTGGGCTGTGGCTCCCAGACGGAAGCGAACGAAGGGCCGCCGGTGGACGTCCCCCCCGAGGAGGAGACCCCCGTCGACGTGGAGCCATCACCGGGACCGGGGCCCTCGCGGGACCCGGAGGTGGAGCCGCCACCGCCACCCCAGGAGGCGTCCTGTCCTCCGCTGGACCTGGGTCGCACTCCGGACGAGGGGCTCGTCGAGGACCGGCCCCCGGAGCTGTTCTGCGAGCTGTCTCCCGACGCCTGTGACGCCTTGCGTCCCGGCCATGCGCGGCGTTCGATTCCGCGTCCCTGCCGCGTCTGGGACACGACTCCATACAGCTCTGCGGACTATCAGCTGGAGCACGATGCGCTCGGGCGTCTGGACTCGTTCCTGACCTTCCCCGACTGGTACGAGGGCTTCAAGTACGACGCGTGTCACCGGTTCGTGGCCCACTACAAGATGCCAGCCGGGTCCATGGCCAACTACGACGACATCTGGACGCGCGCGGCGGACGGACAGCTCCTGCGGTGGGAGCACGGGCACTTCAATTCGATCGCCGAGATGGTCATGGAGCGCGATGCGCGGGGGTGGCTGCTCGGCGCCACGACGACGTGGAGCTATTCGGGCTCCAGCCACACGACCCTGACGCAGCGGTACACCCTGGACGCGCAGGGCCGCATCCTGGCCGCCGAGGGCATGTCCCCGGACCCGGAGAAGGGACTGCAGTTCCGCGAGGAGCGCCGCTACGACGCGGCGGGAGCGCTGACGGAGGTCGTCCGCCGTGGCCCCACGGGGGCGCTGCTCGGGCTCAAGGGGTTCTCGGAAGGACGGAGGGTCCGGTCCGTCGATGCGCAGGGCACCGAGAAGCGCTGGAGCTACGGCCCTGATGGGAGGCTGGAGCGCTACGAAGTCGGACCGCACGTGGACGGCGACGAGGGGGCGTACAGGCCGCGGGTGATGGAGTACCGGTATGGGGAGGACGGACGCTTGCTGCGCATCCTGCGGACGACGCAGGGGAGCAAGGACGGCGCCTTCGGGGAGACGCGGACCGTCTCGGAGTACCGGTACGCCGAGGACGGCCGCATCCTCCGGCGGGAGGACCGTGACGTCTCCAGCGGCCGGATCACGACGACGTACGAATACGACTACGTCTGCGAACCGGACGGCCGCTGAGGCCCGTCAGATCAGCGGGCCACACCCGAGCGTCGTCTCCAGGGCCGTGCGCAGCTTCGTCTTGAGCGCCGGACGGCCCATGGCGCCCCGGAGCGGGTTGAGCTTGTTGCGCACCTCCGTGAGGTTCGCCACCGTCACGCCCTGCGCGGTCGCGGCGACGTAGGTGACGCCCTGGGTGCGCAGGGGCGTGAAGAAGTGCTGGCGGAGGTGGGGCTCGAACAGGGCCCCGGGGACCGCGTTGTGCTGGCCGCCGTACCACGTCAGCCAGTCGAACAGCCCCTGGCCGATGGCATGCGCCTCCGTGCTCAGGGTGCCGTTCATGTTCTGGGTCATGCCCTCCGCGTGCGCACGGCACATGTCCGTCGTCATCAGGAGCACGCGCGCCATGGGGGCCACGTTCTGGAACTGGTTGAGCCAGGCGTCCACCCGGCCCGTGTTGAGGGCGGTGACGATGCGGTCCACCTCCTCGCGGATGCCGGCCAGGATTTCATTCGGGTGCGTGGCGGCCTGGACCCAGGGACCATTGGGCGCGGTGCTGAACCCCGCGTTGACCTCCGTCTGATCATACGGCGCGGACACGTTGCTGGCCTGCCACTGTCCCCGGTAGAGGTCGGTGGTGAAGACGCCGCCCACCATGCTGTGCGGCGGCGGGGCGATGCGGAGCACCTGGGACAGCGCGGCGTGGGAGATGGGGTTGTCGTGCGGCCCCGGGTAGTTGAAGCCCATCTCCGCGTCGATGAGGTGGGGCCCCTGCGCGGTGGCCATCACGTTCTCGTGATGCAGGTCGGTGATGCCGAACACCGCCGACACCGTGATGAGCCGGCCCAGCTTCCGGAAGTACGTGGGCTGATCCACCAGGGGAATCTGCCGCGTCTTCGCCACCATCTGCATGTAGCCGTACTCGCCCCGCGCGTGCGGAAACGCGACGATGCGGATGGCTGGAAGGTCCGCGTCGAGCGTGGTGAAGAGGCTGTCGGTGTACGGCAGCAGGGCGGGGTAGTGCATGCGGCAGACCTGGTACGACTGCGGGTCGCCCATGAGCAGCAACTGGAAGGTGAGGTCGGACGGCTTGTAGACGACCCGCCCTCCGCAGGAGAACCGCAGCAGCGCGACGCGGTGGCCCGCGTGGTGGGGATCGCTGCCGGTGACGTTCACGTCGGCGAGGCCCCCGGTGATGCCGAAGGCGTTCCGCAAGAGGGCGCGGTCCCCCATGATGCGGCCCACCAGCGAGGCGCCAAAGTCCACGTGGGCCCGCACCAGGTCCTGGATCATCCGCCAGACGCGGTCCGCGGGAGTCTCCGCGAGCGTCTTCACCGACCCCAGCGCGTTGCGGCCCACGCTCCAGGCGAAGCTGAGCGGGCGCAGGTTCCAGGCGTTGTCCATCGCGCCCCACTCCCTGCGCGCGGACAGCCCGGCGGCGGCGGAGCAGGGGCCATAGAGGTCCATGGCCGTGCGGTGGAGGAAGTTGTTCGCCAGCAGGGTGCCCGTGAGGTTCTGGAAGCCCGCCAGCTTGAGCACGCCCGCCAACTGGCTCACGACCTGCTTGAGGGCGTCCTTGATGAACGGTTTGACGGCGTTCACGTGCGGGGGCGCGCCTTGGATGACCGCCGTCCCCATGAACGTCGTCACTTCGTTCAGCGCGTCGTTGATCTCGGTGTCGTACATGGCGGCGGGCCCAGGGGAGGGACGGGAACGTCCACTGCCGTGCAGTCTAGCTGCCCTTCAGTACGGTCCCTCCATCGCCCGCCCCGACACGTGCACGGACGCGCGTGACCCATCCCGGGGTCAGCCGGGACAGCCCCTGTTCTCAGCGCAGGACGGGCTTGCCCGTGAGCAGGTCCCGGTGCAGCGCTTCGCTCAAGATGAACCGGCCCTCTTGTCCGAGCAGGTGCTCCGGGAGCACCGCTGCGAAGTCGCCGACGACGGCCTCCGGCACCACCTCGCGCCAGGTCTCGTCGTCCGTGATGAGCGTGTCGACCGCGAGCGACTTGAACTCCACCTGGTGGCCTTCCTCGATGAAGACCCGGGCGCTCAGCTTCTGGCCCACGCCCAGCGTGTCCATGTCGAACGAGTTCGCATACAGGACGTTCGCCACGGTCAGGTTGCCCGTCACCCGGACCTCCGAGCCGCAGACCAGGTCTCGTGCGTGCAGGTCGCCCAGCACGTAGAGCTTGGAGCAGTCGTCCTCGTTCTGGAACGCATCCGACAGGCAGCCTTTCACCGTCAGGTTGCCCACGACGATGAGGACCTCGTTGGCCTCCAGCGCGAAGTCGCCGTCGAGCTCCAGGTCCCCTTCGCGCAACGCGAAGTGGAGGTCCTCTGCGTCGTCCTCGAAGGGCGTCTCCAACAGGTCGGCGAGCAGTTCGTTGGCGCGGGCGCTGTCGGTCGGCTGGAAGTGGCTGGACATGCGCCGGAATCTACCGGCGGGGGGGCGGCCCGGAAACACGAAGGCCGGTGGTTCCGCGAGGGAGCCACCGGCCTGTGTCTCTTCAGAGCGGCGGAAGGGATTCGAACCCTCGACCCCGAGCTTGGGAAGCTCGTGCTCTACCAACTGAGCTACCACCGCGGGCGCTGCGTGATGCAGGGCCCAAAGTAGGGGCGGGGCCCTGCCTTGTCAATCAGAAGTCGGGGCTACTCCCCCTCCTCGACAGTGAGCTGGTACGAGTCCTGGAAGTTCGCCTCGCGGTTCCTCGCGTCACGCACCTCGAAGACGTAGACGCCTGGCTCCGCGCTGTAGCGGATGGTCTCCGGCTGGTCGCCCTTGGCCCGGTCGGACGTCTGCACGAGCGTCAGCTTCCCGTCCGGCTGCACGCGGTGCAGGTACAGCCCCACGTCCACCTTGAGGATGCCCAGCAGCGTCGCGGTGATGGCCGTGCGCACTGGCCGGTCAGACAGGTCCACGCGGAAGTAGTCCACGTCCTTCGCCGGGTACACCGTGCCGCGCACCGCCTTGCCCAGGGTCAGGTCCTGCGCGCGGTCGGCGGTGTTGTTGGGCTCGCGCTCCTCGCTGCCATTGTCCGGCACCGTCGTCACGCTGATGCGGTAGGGCTGGTCCGCGTTCTCGAAGTCCTTCACGAACTTGCCGTTCACCTTCCGGAACGAGCCCTCCACCCGGAAGTAGCAGGTGCCGCTGCACGCCACGTTGTTCAGCCGCTCCGGCTCCTTGATGGCGCCGTCGTTGGCCTTGAGCAGCACCGTCTCCTTCTGGCCGTCACCCTGCGGCGGCTCCACCATTGACAGCGTCAGGTCCAGGCGGTCCACGCCCGACAGCTCCACCTTCGCCAGCACCGGCTCGCGCGCGTTCAGCACGTAGTGGTCCACGTCCGACTTGGGCGACAGGAAGCCCTCGCGGTAGCCCGCGCCCGTCAGCGGCGTGGCCTTGAGCAGCTCGTCGTTGGGCTCCAGCTCCGCGTGCGCCCCCGCCTCCTCCTGGGACACCGTCAGCGTGTAGGGCACCTGCGCGTTGTACGTGCGCCGCTGCGCCTTGCCCGTGCCCGTCCAGCCGCCCTTCACCACCACGTAGACCACCCGGTCCGTGGCCCGCACGCCGATGTTGCGCAGCGCGAGCGGCTCGCCCTCCTTGCCCTGCAGGGTGAAGAGCGGCGCCTCCGCGGCGGACAGCACCGAAATCTCCGGCCGCACGCCCTCCACGGCGGACAGCTCGATCTTCAGCGCCACCGACGGAACCTCGGGCTCGGGCGGCGGCAGGCCGGCGTCCACCGCCTGGGCCGCGGCCACCGCGGCCAGCTCCCCGGGCGCCGTGGGCATCGCCCCCTCGGGCGGCGGCGCGGGCGGCTCTCCGCCTCCGAATGTACCCTCGGGGGAGGGCGCCGCGGTGTCGTCGATGACCGGCGTCTCGTCCGGGACGGACGGCGGCGGCACGGCCGCGGGCGTCGAACCCGGCGCCGGCGCACCCGGGGCCGGTGCTCCGCTGTCCTGGACCGCCGGGACTTCTCCTTCGGGCGTGGCGGGGGTGGGCAGCTCCACCCGGTACCAGTCCTCGTCCCCGGAGTGCCCCAGGAACGCCGTCACCGTCTGCCCCAGCGGCAGCGCGGCGGCGTCCACGGCGCGGTCGTTGGGCTCGCGCTCCTCGCCGTCGTTGGGCTGGCGGTACTTCACCTCCAGCGTGTACGCCCCGCCCGTGCCCTTGCGCGCAGGCGACACCACCAGCCAGCGCTCCTTCTCCACGTAGAGGTTCGGGAGGCGCTCCCCCTTGCCCTCGCCCTCGCTGTTCACGCCCACCAGCCGGTTGCGGTCCTGGTCGTAGACGTCCAGCTTCACGTCCCCGCCGGGCAGGCCCGTCACCGTCACGTCCGCGATGCGCGGGGTGCCCGGCGCCAGCCGGTACCAGTCCTCGTCCAGCTTGTTGGGCTCCGCCGCCAGGCCGCCCGTCACCACGCTGTCACGCGTGACGGCCAGCGCCTGGTCGGGCCGCTCGTTGGGCTCCTTCTCCGTGAGGGCGGCGGGGCCCGTCTCCTCCACGCCCGCGTCCGGCGCTTCCGCCGGCACGTCCTTCTTGCACGAGGCCACCCCCAGCAGCCCCAGGACACAGACCCAGCCCCAACGTCGCATCACGTCTTCCTCCTCGGTCGGTCCGCCTTGTCGGCCTGGGCGTGTCCGGGTGTCAAGCACCCCCAACCCCCGGCGGGCCGCTTTCATCCGCGCCTCCGAGGCGTCAGATGGAAAACGCGACGTCCGGTGCTGGCGGAAGGCGCACACCCGGACTGGAGCCGCGGGGCGGGGACGATCCAAGATGCGCCCCATGCGACGCCTGTCCCTGGCCTGCCTGCTGTTCGTGTCTCCGTCCGTCCTCGCCGCCGCGCCCGCCGCGCCCGGCTATGCCCAGGCGGAGGCCTGGCTGGAGAAGGAGGCGCGCCCGGACCACTACGTGCCCCTCAACCTCCTGGATGGCCGGGACACCACCGCCTGGTGCGCGGAAGGGGAGAAGCCCTCTCACGTCTTCATCGGCTTCAAGGAGCCCGTCACCCTGGACGAGGTGCGCGTCTACACGGGCGACGGCACGTCCCGCGACGCCTTCAAGGCCAACGGCCGCGTGCGCAAGTTCACCCTCACCAGCGTGGACGCGTCCCGCAGCGTCACCGTGCAGGACAAGCGCGGCATGCAGGCCGTGCCCCTGTCCCAGCCGCTGTTCGGCGCGCGCTTCATCCTGGAGGTCGCGGACCGCTTCCCTGGCGCGAAGGAGGACAGCCCGGTGTGCCTCACCGACCTGGTCCTCTACTCGGGCGGAAAGCCCCTCAACGGCCCCGCGCTCGCCACCCGGTACAAGTACGACGCGCGCGTGGCCCCGCTCGTGGGCACCTGGTTCGGCGGCCATGAGGGCGCGCCGGAGCGCTTCCTGTCCTTCTTCGTGGACGGCACCTGGCGCTTCTCGCTGGAGCCCCTGGAGACGCCCGAGCCCACCACCGTCGTCAGCGGCACCTACACGGTGTCCGGCAACAAGGTGACGTTGGACATCCCGAAGAAGGGCAAGGTGACGGCCCGCTTCGAGCGGACCCCCGCCGGCGAGGGGCCGAAGTCGGCCGCGGCGCTGTCGCTGGACGGGTCGCTCCCCGAGGAGTGGGGGAGCACCTTCCGCGGCCAGCCGTGAGGACCTCCGGGCGCCTGGGAGACCCGGGCGCCTGGGGAGCTTGAGGGCTGG
The sequence above is drawn from the Corallococcus sp. NCRR genome and encodes:
- a CDS encoding PA0069 family radical SAM protein — protein: MKARPVDNPPNPWASTAVEYLDEIPPARLEVWEDHSRSIIASNDSPDVCFSWSVNPYRGCLHACAYCYARPTHQYLDFGAGTDFETRLVVKPNAPELLREAFDRPSWKGETVVFSGVTDCYQPLEASLRLTRQCLEVCAEYRNPVGIVTKGVLIERDLDVLQRLAAETRLFVSISLPFHNEELARAMEPLVATPKRRLATIRKLTEAGIDVAVSVAPIIPGLNDEDIARVLTSAREAGATRAHYTLLRLPGPVQAVFEERLRTKLPLRADRVLHRIRETRGGELTDSRFKHRMRGEGLYAQTIHQLFATSARKVGMRASSVTEAAPDTFRRPARPSTSPQLSLF
- a CDS encoding discoidin domain-containing protein, whose protein sequence is MRRLSLACLLFVSPSVLAAAPAAPGYAQAEAWLEKEARPDHYVPLNLLDGRDTTAWCAEGEKPSHVFIGFKEPVTLDEVRVYTGDGTSRDAFKANGRVRKFTLTSVDASRSVTVQDKRGMQAVPLSQPLFGARFILEVADRFPGAKEDSPVCLTDLVLYSGGKPLNGPALATRYKYDARVAPLVGTWFGGHEGAPERFLSFFVDGTWRFSLEPLETPEPTTVVSGTYTVSGNKVTLDIPKKGKVTARFERTPAGEGPKSAAALSLDGSLPEEWGSTFRGQP
- a CDS encoding ABC transporter substrate-binding protein yields the protein MRRWGWVCVLGLLGVASCKKDVPAEAPDAGVEETGPAALTEKEPNERPDQALAVTRDSVVTGGLAAEPNKLDEDWYRLAPGTPRIADVTVTGLPGGDVKLDVYDQDRNRLVGVNSEGEGKGERLPNLYVEKERWLVVSPARKGTGGAYTLEVKYRQPNDGEEREPNDRAVDAAALPLGQTVTAFLGHSGDEDWYRVELPTPATPEGEVPAVQDSGAPAPGAPAPGSTPAAVPPPSVPDETPVIDDTAAPSPEGTFGGGEPPAPPPEGAMPTAPGELAAVAAAQAVDAGLPPPEPEVPSVALKIELSAVEGVRPEISVLSAAEAPLFTLQGKEGEPLALRNIGVRATDRVVYVVVKGGWTGTGKAQRRTYNAQVPYTLTVSQEEAGAHAELEPNDELLKATPLTGAGYREGFLSPKSDVDHYVLNAREPVLAKVELSGVDRLDLTLSMVEPPQGDGQKETVLLKANDGAIKEPERLNNVACSGTCYFRVEGSFRKVNGKFVKDFENADQPYRISVTTVPDNGSEEREPNNTADRAQDLTLGKAVRGTVYPAKDVDYFRVDLSDRPVRTAITATLLGILKVDVGLYLHRVQPDGKLTLVQTSDRAKGDQPETIRYSAEPGVYVFEVRDARNREANFQDSYQLTVEEGE
- a CDS encoding DUF4135 domain-containing protein; the encoded protein is MYDTEINDALNEVTTFMGTAVIQGAPPHVNAVKPFIKDALKQVVSQLAGVLKLAGFQNLTGTLLANNFLHRTAMDLYGPCSAAAGLSARREWGAMDNAWNLRPLSFAWSVGRNALGSVKTLAETPADRVWRMIQDLVRAHVDFGASLVGRIMGDRALLRNAFGITGGLADVNVTGSDPHHAGHRVALLRFSCGGRVVYKPSDLTFQLLLMGDPQSYQVCRMHYPALLPYTDSLFTTLDADLPAIRIVAFPHARGEYGYMQMVAKTRQIPLVDQPTYFRKLGRLITVSAVFGITDLHHENVMATAQGPHLIDAEMGFNYPGPHDNPISHAALSQVLRIAPPPHSMVGGVFTTDLYRGQWQASNVSAPYDQTEVNAGFSTAPNGPWVQAATHPNEILAGIREEVDRIVTALNTGRVDAWLNQFQNVAPMARVLLMTTDMCRAHAEGMTQNMNGTLSTEAHAIGQGLFDWLTWYGGQHNAVPGALFEPHLRQHFFTPLRTQGVTYVAATAQGVTVANLTEVRNKLNPLRGAMGRPALKTKLRTALETTLGCGPLI